Part of the Bacteroidales bacterium genome is shown below.
ATCTATTAAAACTGCAAGTTTCTTTCTGTTCGAATTAAATATAGAATTATATAACACTTTATAGTTTAATTTTATAACATAAGCATTATCAAAAATAAATATTTTTTTCGGAAAACATAACTTTTAATTTGAATTATGAACGAAAGTTTAAAGGTAAACTTAAAAATACAACAAAGCATAACATTTTATACGATTAATAAATGCTTATTGCTTCAATTATATAAAAAACTGACTCAAATCATCACTTGATATAAGGTGTCCGCCGTTGTTACCGCCTTCCGGACCCAATTCAATTACATAATCAGCATAACGAATAATATCTCGATTATGCTCGGTAAGAATAATTGAATTTCCTTTATCGCACATATAATCCATTAGTTTTAAAAGCGTTTCCGTATCTTTAAAATGAAGCCCGGTTGTCGGTTCATCAAATAAATACAGGGTTTTACCATGCTGCTTTTCAGATAATGATAAAGCTAATTTTATACGTTGCAATTCTCCTCCGGAAAATGTGTTAAGACTTTGCCCGAGTGTTAAATAATCAAGTCCGATTTGCGAAAGCACATAAAAATAAGACAATAGCTTTTTATTATCTGAAAAAAACTTACTTGCTTCTGAAACCGTAAGATGCATAACTTCAAAAATTGATTTATCTTTATATTTGATATTCAACACCTTATTCTGAAATCTTTTTCCTTTGCATTCCTCACAAATTGTATAAACATCTGCCAAAAAATCCATTGCGGTTTTTATCTTTCCTGTTCCTTTGCAGTTTTCGCACCTTCCGCCTTTTGTATTAAACGAAAAATCCGTTTTTTTAATGCCTTGTTCTTTTGCCGATTCTTCTTCTGCAAATAAAGTTCTGATTATGTCAAAAAAGCCGATATAAGTTGCCGTATTGCTTGACGCACTTTTTCCCGGAAGGTTTTGATTAACATAAATAATTTTACTGAACTTTTCAAAACCCTTAATATTTTTACAATTTACCGGACGTTTTGCATTTGCCGACTTATAAAGCACATCAAATAAAAGGCTTGATTTTCCGCTTCCCGAAACACCTGTAATTGCCGTAATTCCGCCCGAAGGAAACTCAACATTAATATTTTTCAGATTATTGGCATAAGCATTTTCAATTAAAATACCCTTGCTTAATCTTCGTTTCTTAAAATTTAAACTTATCGGATTTCTCAGATACTTACCTGTTAATGAGCCTGATGCAGAAATAATATTTTGCAGGCTTCCTTCTGCAACTATCTCCCCTCCTCCGCTTCCTGCTCCGGGTCCGAGGTCAATAATATTATCGGCACAAGAAATTATATCAGCATCGTGTTCAACAACAATTACCGTATTGCCCTCATTACGAAGCTTGTATAATAAGTTTATCAGTTTTTTCGTATCTTTATAATGAAGCCCTATGCTCGGTTCATCCAAAATATAAGTGATGCCGGTTAAACCCGAAACAAGTTGTCCTGCAAGTTGCATACGCCTTGATTCTCCGCCGGATAATGTATTGCTTCTTCTGTCAATTGTAAGGTACGAAAGACCGATGTCATTTAAAACATTTAATCTGTTCAGAACTTCGACACGTATATTTTTAATTATCTTCAGAGTGCCTTTATCTTTAATTATATTTTCAAGCGAATTAAAAAAAGTAATGCTTTGTTTAACCGATAAAGCTGATAGTTCAGCAATATTTTTTTCTGCAAATTTTACCGAAGTTGACTCTTTTCTAAGACGTGTTCCTTTGCATATTTTACATTGTTCTTGTTTCATAATCGGCAGCATGCTGTCGCCTCTTTTATCTGCATGTTTTCTTTCAAATTCTTCATTAACAAGTTTTAAAAACCCAAGCCATTTTGTCGTGAATTTGTGTGAGCCTTCAACATTTTTCCGTTTATATTTCCAATCAACATCATAAGTTTGCTTACCTGTTCCGAACATTGCAATATCCTGTGCATCAGAGCTTAGCCTGTTCCACGGAAGTGTAAAATCAATTAAGTGTGTTTTACCGACTTCATATAAAATTGCAATATATTGACCGAAATAATCATCGTAAAATTTACCGGTTTTATGCCCGCTCATTGCACCCTTCCCGAAAGCAAGTTCAGGATTTGAAATTAATTTTTCAACATCGCAAACAATACTGTAACCCAAACCTTTGCAAGTAGAACAAGCTCCTTGTTCATGATTAAATGAAAACATTGAACTTGTTAAAATTTCATGTTCTTCTGAATTACATTTTCTGCACCTTCTTTTGTTAAGTTTGCTTCCGCAATCGGAACAATAAGTTGTTCCCGCTCTTGAAAACAGAAGTCTGTAATAATCATAAATTTCTGTTTGTGTTCCGAGTGTTGATCGTTGATTTTGTGTTTTCGACTTACTGTTTATTGCAATTGCCGGCGTAATTCCTTTTGCTTCTTCAAAAGAAGCATCTTCTTTTTGTTTTATAAAAGTTCGCAAATAGGTTGAAAGACTTTCGAAATAACGTTTCTGACCTTCTGCAAAAATTGTATCGAATGCCAAAGAAGATTTTCCGCTTCCTGATACACCGGTAATAACAGTTAGTTTATTAACAGGAATAGAAACATTAATGTTTTTTAAATTGTGCGTTGTAACCCCCTTAAATTCAATCGGTTTTGATGTATTAAAATGATTTCTCTTAATTGATTTAGAATGCTTATTTTCAAATATTTGTTTTAATTCTTTTCCGATAACTGATTTTTTGTTTTCAATAAGTGCTTCGGGGGTTCCTACTGCAATAATTTTACCGCCTTTATAACCGCTTCCCGGACCTATATCAACCACATAATCGGCCGATTTAATAATATCGATATTATGCTCGATAATAATAACCGTATTTCCTGCATCGACTAAATTATTTAATGACTTCAGCAAAATTTCAATATCATAAAAATGCAAGCCTGTGGTTGGTTCATCAAGAATATAAAGTGTATGCCCTTTAGCTTTTTTACTTAATTCGGAAGCTAATTTAACGCGTTGAGCCTCACCGCCAGACAGCGTTGTTGCCGGTTGTCCGAGTGTAATATATCCCAAGCCCAGTTCTTTCAAAGTTGATAAATACTGCATCAACTTCGTTTGGTCTTTAAAAAATTCGCAAGCTTCATTTACGGACATTTCAAGAACTTCGTATATGCTTTTACTATTATATTTAACGGAAAGTGTTTCATTATTAAATCGTTTTCCGTTACATTCAGAACAAATAATGCTCACGTTTCCCATAAAGTGCATTCCTATTTGTTGTACACCGGCACCTTCGCAGGTTTCACATCTTCCGCCTTTGTTATTAAAAGAAAAGCGACCTTTTTTCCATGTTTTTTCTTTTGATTCGGGTAAATCGGCAAATAAATCTCTTATATAATCAAACAGTTTTGTATAAGTTGCGGGGTTGCTTCGCGGCGTTCTGCCGATGGGTGACTGATTAATTTCAATGATTTTTGAAATATGCCCAACACCCTGAATATCAATATGCTTTCCGATAACCAATTTTGTTGCTTCTTGCAATTCGGCTTTTAATTTGTTTGCCAGAATATCATGAATTAAACTTGATTTCCCCGCACCCGAAACCCCGGTTACAACATTTAACACACCAAGCGGAAATTCAACATTAATATTCTTTAAGTTATGGTGAGATGCTCCGGTTATTTTAATGAATTTACCGTTTCCTTTTCGTCTTTGTAAAGGAATTTTAATTTGCCGTTTTCCGGAAAGAAAATCGTGTGTGATGCTGTCTTTTATATCTTTTGTCAGAAAATCATTCATACTGCCGGAAAACAATAAGTTTCCGCCGTTTATACCGGCAAAAGTTCCTATATCGATAATCCGGTCGGCATTTCTGATTGTATCTTCATCATGTTCAACAATTAAAACCGTATTTCCGTTGGCGGTAAGTTCTTGCAATACTGACAACAACTTTTTATTATCCTTCGGGTGCAAACCGATTGAAGGTTCGTCTAAAACAAATAAAGCTCCCCGAAGTTGTGATGCAACTTGATTTGTCAGTCTTATTCGTTGTGCTTCTCCGCCCGAAAGTGTTGTTGATTCTCTGTTTAAAGTTAAATATTCTAATCCGAGGCGTAAAAGTAAATCTGTTCGTTTTAAAATTTCATTGCGAACAGGGTTTACAATGTTCTTTTTCTCAGAATCAAATAAGGTTATTTTAAAGAAGTGATGTAATTCTGAAATATTCAGTTCTGTAAAATCGGCAATTGTTTTGTCGTAAAACATTACGTTTAAAGCATCTTTATTCAGTCGTTTACCTTTGCATACCGAACATTTTTGCGTTGTAACGAATCGTAATATGTTTTTATTTCTGTCTCTTTTAAGGATGTCGTCCATTACCGGAATTATTCCTTTATAAAAACCTTCTTCACGAGGTTTTACGGTAATACCGCTCCATTTCATACGACTTTCTAAAGAGTGTTTTCCGAAAAGAACTTTTATTTTATCGGTTCCGTAAAGTATTATCTTTTTCTGTTCTTCTGCTAAGTTTTTCCAGGGAATATCTACGTTAAACCCGTGTGCATTGCAGACTTGATTCATTACATCAATGGTAACTTGTGAATAAACGGTATAACCACTCGGTGTTGTGATAACTAATGCTCCTTCGCGTAAAGTTTTTGAATCATCTTCAATGAGTTTATTAACATCAATTTTATCCTCTACACCTAAGCCCTTGCAATTGGGACAAGCTCCGTAATGTGAATTAAATGAAAATAATCGGCGTTCAATCTTTTTTTTGGCAGGTTGTACAGGTTTTCCTAAGCGAGCAAACAGTAATCGTAAATAATCGTACAATTCAGACATTGTTCCGACCGTTGAACGCGGATTGCGAATAACAGTTTTTTGATTAACTGAAATTGTAGGCGGTAACCCGGTTATTTTAATGACTTCGGGACGATTAAGCCGTTTAAAGTATTGTCTTACGTGCGTTGAAAATGATTCAAGGTAACGTCTTTGCCCTTCGTTGCAGATAATATCATAAACCAAAGATGATTTTCCTGACCCTGAAACACCGGTTACAACAGTAATTTTATTATGCTCAATTTCGACATTAATATTTTTAAGGTTATATTCGGATGCTCCGGTTATTTTCAGCTTTTTATTCAAATTAGATTAAATTATTAATACAAAGGAAGTACAATACTTAGGTATGGTGGTACATCAAGTTAAAAAGTAAAAAAATAATTTATTTTGCTGCTTATATATTCCGGAAAGAGATTATTAATAATCCAAAGCACCTCTCATCGGTTTTGTTCCGTTAAGGTAAACTCTTATTCCGGCTTTATTTCCTATAATATTTCCTTCATCGTCATATCTGAAATAGGCCAGCATTATTGAATTTACTTGTTTATACATTTTTAATTGTTTTTCATCGAAATACCAATCTTCAGTAAATAATATTTGTCCTATATCTTTTCGGCTGTATTGACTATCTAACTCCTTTACTTCTTCAATTGTCATTTCTTTACCCGTAGTATATTCGTATGCTTTGAGTTTTCCGTCATATACGGCTTTAAAAATATGGTTTGCAAGTATTTCGGTTTTTGCACCTCCCAGCCAATCTTTCATATAGTATTCTTCTGAGGGCTCGGGGTTAATAACATTTGTAATATACATTATGCTGTCAGCAATAACAACTGCCGAGTCACTTGCATTAACAAGTTCGGTATTTATTTTTTTGTTATCTCCGGTATCTGTTTTTTGTATTTTGTCTGTTTTTTCAGATTTGCATGCAAACAAAATAAGAAAAATTAATGTTGAAATGATTTTAAAGAATTTCATTTTATCTAAATTAGAATTGTTAAATAATATGTTGCAAATTAATAAAGAAACTTTTTTATAAAAAATATTCTGTTATTTATTCTTCAATTATTATATCATTTTTAAGTTCATTAGTATCATTAGGTTTAATTGAGTAACCATTTTTTAACAAGAGGTTGCCGTACAAATGTATGGCCGTTATTATTCCCTCGGCTGTTTTATTCTTTTTTATTCCTGAAACAATAGTATCTACAAGCTCTTTATGTTCCTTATCTTCAATTTTTTGATTAATTCCGGAATCTGCAATAATTTTTACCCGGTGTTCAAATTCGCTGATAAAAATTAATATTCCGGTTCTGTCTTTCGTATTAAAAACTTCTTCGTTTATGAAAGCTTCGGTTGCTTTTTTATGAACAGCTTCTTCTTTCTTTTTCGAACTTATTAATACTCTTTTAATAAACGGAATAAAACTTACCGAAATAAATGTTAAACCCATGAGTACAATCTGGAAAATACTGTAATTAAGAATGTTAAACTTAAAAGGCAAAAGCCAGAAGTAAGAAAGAGCATTAATAATTATAAGGAATAAAATACTTGCAAACAGACTTGCCCATGCAACCGTTCCGTTATAATTATCACTTTTTTTTACAAAAAAGGTAACTATTTCTCCCGAAGTTGTTTTTTCGACTTTTCTTACCGCTTCTTTAATATTTTGTTTTTCTTGTTCGGTAAATTTTATTTTTTTCATTTTCTTTATTTTTTAATTTTAATTACCAAGAACCCGAAGCTCCTCCGCCTCCGAAACTGCCTCCGCCTCCGCTGTAACTTGAACTTGAGCTGCTTGATGAGGAGCTCCAACTACTTGATGAATAAGAGCCGCCACTATATGAGCTTCCGCTTGAAAAGTTCCAGTATTTCTTTTTTCCTGTTAATGTTCCGATCAAATTAATTAAAAACGGAATTATATTTATAAAGCCTGTAGCCCACATAAATGCGTATGCCACACTAAAATCATTACTAATAATTCCTGCGAGCAATTGGATTCCTAAAATTCCGATAATAACCAAAGACATTACCCAAAACTTTGATTTAAGCAAAAAGTAGGGAACAAACATTGTCAGCACTATTATAATAAATAAAGTTATAATCAAATTATCTGCGGAAGAATTTTCAGGAGTACTAATCTCTGAAATTTCATCAACAGTAGGCAATACTCCTGAAATTAATCCGATAATTCTGTCAATCCCGGCGTCAATGCCTTCATAAAAATCTCCGCTTTTTAATTGAGGAGTTATCTTATTATCTATAATGTATTGTGCTTCGGCATCTGTTATTATTGCCTCAAGTCCGTATCCGACTTCGATTCTGAGTTTTCTGTCATTTTTTGCTATCAGTAAAATTATTCCGCCATCGTTTTCCGCCGATCCTATTTTCCATTTTTCAGCTAATCGTATTGAATATTCCTCTATACTTTCTTCGCCTGTTGTAGGCAACATAAACACAACAATTTGCCCGCTGTTATTTTGCTCAAACTGCATTAGTTTATTTTCAATGTTCTTAAGTTGAAAATCATACAGCGTATATGTTAAATCAGTAACCGGACCTTTAAGGTCAGGAATAGGAATCTTTTCAGCAAAAGAAAGGTTGCAAATTATTAATGTTATTATTATCAGTATTGTTTTTTTCATATAAACTTATTTTAAAATGTATCTGTTTGTTTTTACCACGAACCGGTTGCACCGCCTCCTCCGAAACTGCCCCCTCCTCCGCTATAGCTTGAGCTGCTTGATGAATTTGAACTGTATGAGCCCGAACTGTACGAACCGGAAGAAGAACTCCAACTTCCTGACGAACCTGGATGAGAACTCGAACTTCTTGAGAAAAAACCTGACGGATCATTTCCGGTTCTCTTTCCCCAAATATATGCAGCTGTCTTTATTATTAAAATAATTAAAATAGGGAATACAGAAAATACGGAATAGATAAAACCAAATAGTAATAATCCGGATGAGAAACCTAATAACAGATTAATTCCGACTATCAATATCATTAGTATCAGGTAAAAAAGTATACCTTTCTTTAAAAAAACATATGGCATAAAAGCTGTTAACGACATTAATATAATAGCTGTTACATACCACAGCATACTAACATCTTTTGTTTCTTTTTCAGGCTTTTCTTTTACTTTAAGTTCGACAAAAGTTTCTTGAATATTAATATTTCCTTTTATTGATTCTGAAATTGCATCAATTCCGTTATAAATTCCGTTATAAAAGTTACCGTTTTTAAATTCCGGTGTTATGATGTTATCAATAATGTATTCAGCATCTGCATCAGTGATTTTATTTTCGAGTCCGTAGCCGACTTCAATTCTTAATTTTCGGTCGTTTTTTGCAATTAAAAGAATGATACCGTCATCATTTTCTGCTGACCCTATCTCCCATTTTTCGGCTAATCGAATTGAATATTCTTCAATACTTTCTTCTCCGGTAGTAGGCAACATTAATACAGCAATTTGCCTTGAACTGTCTTTCTCAAAATTCAATAATTTGTTTTCTAATTGAATTATCTCAATTTGGCTTAGGGTTTCGGTTAAATCAGTAACAGGGCTTTTT
Proteins encoded:
- the uvrA gene encoding excinuclease ABC subunit UvrA, producing MFSFNHEQGACSTCKGLGYSIVCDVEKLISNPELAFGKGAMSGHKTGKFYDDYFGQYIAILYEVGKTHLIDFTLPWNRLSSDAQDIAMFGTGKQTYDVDWKYKRKNVEGSHKFTTKWLGFLKLVNEEFERKHADKRGDSMLPIMKQEQCKICKGTRLRKESTSVKFAEKNIAELSALSVKQSITFFNSLENIIKDKGTLKIIKNIRVEVLNRLNVLNDIGLSYLTIDRRSNTLSGGESRRMQLAGQLVSGLTGITYILDEPSIGLHYKDTKKLINLLYKLRNEGNTVIVVEHDADIISCADNIIDLGPGAGSGGGEIVAEGSLQNIISASGSLTGKYLRNPISLNFKKRRLSKGILIENAYANNLKNINVEFPSGGITAITGVSGSGKSSLLFDVLYKSANAKRPVNCKNIKGFEKFSKIIYVNQNLPGKSASSNTATYIGFFDIIRTLFAEEESAKEQGIKKTDFSFNTKGGRCENCKGTGKIKTAMDFLADVYTICEECKGKRFQNKVLNIKYKDKSIFEVMHLTVSEASKFFSDNKKLLSYFYVLSQIGLDYLTLGQSLNTFSGGELQRIKLALSLSEKQHGKTLYLFDEPTTGLHFKDTETLLKLMDYMCDKGNSIILTEHNRDIIRYADYVIELGPEGGNNGGHLISSDDLSQFFI
- a CDS encoding TPM domain-containing protein — encoded protein: MKKTILIIITLIICNLSFAEKIPIPDLKGPVTDLTYTLYDFQLKNIENKLMQFEQNNSGQIVVFMLPTTGEESIEEYSIRLAEKWKIGSAENDGGIILLIAKNDRKLRIEVGYGLEAIITDAEAQYIIDNKITPQLKSGDFYEGIDAGIDRIIGLISGVLPTVDEISEISTPENSSADNLIITLFIIIVLTMFVPYFLLKSKFWVMSLVIIGILGIQLLAGIISNDFSVAYAFMWATGFINIIPFLINLIGTLTGKKKYWNFSSGSSYSGGSYSSSSWSSSSSSSSSSYSGGGGSFGGGGASGSW
- a CDS encoding TPM domain-containing protein; translation: MKIAKFFIVYLFLNITNFISAQTIPIPELKSPVTDLTETLSQIEIIQLENKLLNFEKDSSRQIAVLMLPTTGEESIEEYSIRLAEKWEIGSAENDDGIILLIAKNDRKLRIEVGYGLENKITDADAEYIIDNIITPEFKNGNFYNGIYNGIDAISESIKGNINIQETFVELKVKEKPEKETKDVSMLWYVTAIILMSLTAFMPYVFLKKGILFYLILMILIVGINLLLGFSSGLLLFGFIYSVFSVFPILIILIIKTAAYIWGKRTGNDPSGFFSRSSSSHPGSSGSWSSSSGSYSSGSYSSNSSSSSSYSGGGGSFGGGGATGSW